CAGGACAGATTCCGATGACCTTCCCCCTGGGCCAACAATTCCGGGGATTTTTAGGGTCAGCAATGATTACCACGTCGTCGATTCCAATCGCCTTCGTGTTGATAAACCACTTAGTTCTGCGGGTGATCTCAGGTAAATACGAACTCAGCCAACGTTTCCAAAATCTATTCGCGAGTATCTGCGATGCACGCCAACACTGCCGTAATGCGGCACCACTGTCTTCTAGAGTGCACAAAGGTTTGGTACCATCGGATGATCCAAGGAGGAAATGGTTTGGAGTCAAGGCTGGGCCGGAATCGTCATCGATCGGAACATGAGTAAGTGGTCGAGAATTCACTACGTTTTCAATTTCGGCCAAAACATTTCGCAGTACTTCGTCCGTCAGTCTTTGCGTTGACAAAATAGCCGTCATGTTTCGTTTGACTGTTCCAATCAATCTCTCCCAGCAGCCGCCCATGTGTGGAGATAGAGGTGGGAGGAAGACCCATTTGGTTTCCGATGAAACGAACGCCTTCATCATCTCTTCTATGTTGACCGAAGCTTCTGCCTTCTGCATCTCACGACATGCTCCGACAAGGTTGGTACCGCGATCACTATAGATCGTTCGGGGCGTACCCCGACGCGAGATAAAGTTGCGCAGCGCGATGATGCACGAATTAGTGCTCAGCGAATGGACGATCTCAATATGGATGGCTCGTATTGTCATGCAGGTTACGAGCATCCCCCATCGCTTTTCCGATCGCCTGCCTATTACGACTGTAATAGGACCGAAGTAGTCCACGCCTACATGGGTGAACGGTCGAGCGAATGCGTCCAACCTGGTATGTGGGAGATCTGCCATGATAGGGGGCTGCGGAATTGCCCGGTTATTCTTACATCGTTGACAACTGTTGCGTACCCGTAAGTAGGTACTTCGAAGTCGAGAAATGGAGTAACGTTGCCGTATCTCGTTAATTACAGTCTCGTGATTCTGATGGTGGTATTTTTGGTGATAGTGTGCAACAATGAGACTGGTAACGTGGTGGTTACGGGGTAGAATGATCGGATTCTTGGCATCTTCGGTCGCGAACTCACAGGCAGAAATACGACCTCGTATCCGCATGATTCCGTGTTTGTCGATCCAAGGGGTGAGCTTATACAAAGCGCTAGTTTTCGGAAGCGTGGCTCCACCAGACTGGTGGAGAAGGGTGTATTCGTCGGGGTAGGCGTCCTCTTGTGCTTGCCGGATCAAATGGGATTCAGAGGCGGTCAGCTCTTCCATTGAAGGATGGCCATTCGTAACTGCCTGCCTTTTCATCCTCTTAATGATATTGTTGGAAAACCGAAGAACGTATGCAATTGTGTTCACCATCTTTCTCCAGCTACTGAAGTCACTGAAGCAGAGAAGCGGCTCAGTTTTCTGGACATGCATCAACAAATACGGGCGTAGTTCGGTCTCTGTTGTCCTAGTCACGGTTGGTTGTTGCGGCCAATACTTCTCAGTGCACATCAGGAAATGTGGTCCTGTGTACCAACGAGCTTCTGCAGACATGTCTGGTAGTTTCACCCACTTAGTGCCATCGTCCGCGACATTTTGCTTGGTAGGAACCCAGCGCCAATCTGCTGGTTCTGTGGAGTCCAAAATTTCGCTAACTCGGTGGGCTACAAATGGTGTAAAACGCCGATGATCCGAATTGACCCAGCAGATCACATCTCGTGAATCTGACCAAAAAATTCGCCGAGTGATGTTCACAGATAAGGATTCTTTTACTGTGGAAGCGTGCAGCATTTTCTGCAGTTTTTACAGCTTttctgcctttcgatttgcggtgtgtTGGTTGTTTATCGAATTATTCATCACCatagacgaaggggtaatttttcattcaaactgaaatatctctgtgtggaaaggtcctacaggaacggtcttggaaccaaataaaagctgattGATTAGGTTAAtttgatttgctgttgagttggctGGAAAAAAATtgggttagtccagaatattcttgaaaaaacaaagaaatatCGATTTTAAATTTCTTCCTGTTATagttgcccactacaccaacATTTACCGAGATAAAAATAAGtacgaaaaatattctaatacctgaaagttgtagcttcaaaatgatgtacctCCCATATATATGCGTTGAtctttcacgaagatacagcatgtcaaaaatcacttaaaatatccgacttcgcgctctgttcctctaattttttttgtcgagtgtatataaataaaaatggatcaccgaatgtgttgataagagcaaaactcgaagaagaaattatccgatttagggctatcttcatcctatcatattttctgtgtcaaacatttattcgatgtaacggagaaacatgttatttgcaagtgattgaagaatcttgaacgagagttgtatctgaaaataatctgatattatattgacgagttttggtagaagtcctaggaaatttatattaaaaggaaattgtgaagatgaatcaatgaacagttcttcggttggacccatgatcgtaagtgagaaaacgtgaacgtttggaggtattgataacaaaaaataaattttgggcgggacgaagttagccgggtcagctagtcttctTTAAAAACATGATGGGTCGATTTTCCATTTGCGAAGCTTCAGCCAAATAAAAACGATATCGACCCATTTCTTAAACGGACAGTGACTGGGAATGAGAAATGGGTTAcacattaggctgtcaaaaaagtcctgcggtatttccgcgaggtgtcgttgtaagcgcgtagttctagttgtattcattgtatcgagtcatactatagcttgttggaaaggtatttttgcgcgctataatatagtccttgacaatgttttgtttggttaagtcgttcgtgagttatagtgtcgcaaatatggagcaaaataaagagaaaatccgacatattttacagtactactatgacaaaggcaaaaatgcatctcaagctgccaataaaatttgtgcagtttatggacccgatacagttcccatttccaccgcacaacgatggtttcaacgttttcgttttggtgtagaggtcgtcgaagatgcgccacgctccggaaggcctgtcgtcgaaaattgcgacaaaatcgctgaattagccgagaaagactggcatagtagcagccgtagcatcggccaagagctggggataagtcatcaaaccgttattaaccatttgaagaagcttggattcacaaggaagcccgatgtatgggtgccacacgcgTTGATGCAAAAAagcatctttgaccgtatcgacgcatgtgaatcgctgctgaatcgcaacaaaatcgacccgtttctgaagcggatggtgactggcgatgaaaagtgggtcacttacgacaacgtgaagcgcaaatggtcgtggtcgaagcccgctgaagcggctcagacggtggccaagtcctcattaacgaccaggaaggttctgctgtgtgtttggtgggattgtcaaggaataatctattatgagctgcttccctatggccaaacactcaattcggacctgtactgccaacaactggaccgcttgaaggtagcactcatgaagaagaggccatctttgataaacagaggccgcattgtcttccatcaggacaacgccaggccacaaacttctttggtgacgtgccagaagctccgggaactcggatgggaggttcttttgcatccgccgtatagtccggaccttgcaccaagtgactaccacctgtttttgtccatggcgaacgagcttggtagtcagaagttaaccacaaaagaggcctgtgaaaattggctatccgagttttttgccaataaggaagcgagcttctataacaggggtattatgaagttggcatctcgttgggaacaagtcatcgaacaaaacggcgcatatttgacttaaaacagatgattgtaactaattttatgaacaaatgaaaattcaaaaaaaataccgcaggacttttttgacagcctaatacaataatattttgcgaaaacgAGTGTGGTGAAGCAGCTCAAACTGTGGCCAAACCAGGACTAACGGCCAGCAATGTTCTACTGTGTATTTGGTGAAATTTGGCTACTTGAAAGGAATAATTCATTATGAGTTGCTTCAGTATGGTCAAATACTGAATTCAGATTTTTACTGTGAACAActtacaacaaaacggtacatATTTGACCTAAATCGGTCAACCCGAaacaatttaaataaaattttgaattcaACGTAAAAATAAAAGATTCCTCATCCCCCGACCTTATATTAAGAAATACTAGCTATGTTTTATAATTACATTCTCAGTATCTATTTTCAATATTATCTGGATATAAAATATGACGCACAGCAGAGGGAAACCTTGCTACGTGAGATTCATCAATAAACCAGACTTTTATTATTTGCGAAGGTATCATTAACATGAACTCCCCCAGACAAATCAGCACACCTTTCAACGTCCACCGGTAATAAGAAAAatcattctggaaaaaaatgtcCATAACGAGCCAATCTCTTTCCGATTACGTTCAATTTCCCGCACCGCAATCAATTACCAGCCATTTTGGTGCGCCATGATTACGAAATCAGAGTGCTTCTGGAAAGAAAGCAgcaacaacaataaaaaaaaaggaatgcgTGAACATGATCGATGGGAAAACGCACCTAGCAATCAGTGCTCAGGCATGCTCATAAATTATCTCATCCGGATCTTGAGCCCGATAGCCGGTGATAGCCAGTGATGCAGCATCTTTTCGTGGTGGTTTCCCTGCCGCTCCATCGCGCGGTCGAAAGTATCAAACACCAATCAAAAGGTGAGAGCGGAACAAATTTAATATATGTATTGTATGTTTCGCCAGAAAATGCCCTCCAAGACGGAATTTCTATGTGGATCCCATACCAAACGGCAGCTGCCACCGGGGCTATAATTTAGGagtaattattttattattagagACT
The Toxorhynchites rutilus septentrionalis strain SRP chromosome 2, ASM2978413v1, whole genome shotgun sequence genome window above contains:
- the LOC129765906 gene encoding uncharacterized protein LOC129765906, whose amino-acid sequence is MLHASTVKESLSVNITRRIFWSDSRDVICWVNSDHRRFTPFVAHRVSEILDSTEPADWRWVPTKQNVADDGTKWVKLPDMSAEARWYTGPHFLMCTEKYWPQQPTVTRTTETELRPYLLMHVQKTEPLLCFSDFSSWRKMVNTIAYVLRFSNNIIKRMKRQAVTNGHPSMEELTASESHLIRQAQEDAYPDEYTLLHQSGGATLPKTSALYKLTPWIDKHGIMRIRGRISACEFATEDAKNPIILPRNHHVTSLIVAHYHQKYHHQNHETVINEIRQRYSISRLRSTYLRVRNSCQRCKNNRAIPQPPIMADLPHTRLDAFARPFTHVGVDYFGPITVVIGRRSEKRWGMLVTCMTIRAIHIEIVHSLSTNSCIIALRNFISRRGTPRTIYSDRGTNLVGACREMQKAEASVNIEEMMKAFVSSETKWVFLPPLSPHMGGCWERLIGTVKRNMTAILSTQRLTDEVLRNVLAEIENVVNSRPLTHVPIDDDSGPALTPNHFLLGSSDGTKPLCTLEDSGAALRQCWRASQILANRFWKRWLSSYLPEITRRTKWFINTKAIGIDDVVIIADPKNPRNCWPRGKVIGICPGRDGQPRSATVKTGNGVYERPVAKLAVLDVRRDD